ATCGGGCTCGAGGCACCGCTGCTGGCGCTCGTGGTCCTGGCCGTCCCGTCGGTGCTCGCCGGGGCGTACGCGGGGATCGAGTCCGTCGACCCGGTCACGATCGACGCGGCGAAGGCCCAGGGCATGACCGGGTGGCAGGTGCTCTGGAAGGTCGAGATCCCGCTCGGGCTGCCGCTGCTCATCGGTGGCGTCCGGTCGGCCGTGCTCCAGGTCGTCGCCACCGCCACCCTGGCCGCCTACGTCGGCGCCGGGGGACTGGGCGGCTACTTCTTCCTCGGCCTCAAGACCCAGGACTACGCCGAGATGCTCGGCGCGTCCGTCCTCGTGATCGCGCTCGCGATCGCGTTCGAGATCGTGTTCGCCGCGCTGCAGCGGGCGTCGGTGCCGAAGGGCACCCTCGACCCGTCCGCGCGGCAGCGCCAGGGATCGCGCGAGCGAGCCCGCAATCCCATCCCGGAAGGAAACCCATCGTGATCACAGCACGGATCCGCGTCGCCCTCGCCGCCGCAACGGCACTCGGCGTCGCCGCAGCCCTGACCGGCTGCTCCTCTGGTGACCCGCTCAGCAGCGGCTCCAGCGCGTCGTCCGACTCGAAGACGATCGTCATCGGCTCGCAGCAGTACTACTCGAACGAGATCATCGCCGAGCTCTACGCGCAGGTGCTCGAGAAGGACGGCTTCACCGTCGAGCGCAACTTCAACATCGGGCAGCGCGAGGTCTACATCCCGCAGCTCGAGAAGGGCGCGATCGACGTCATGCCCGAGTACAGCGGCAACCTGCTGCAGTACTTCGACAAGGAGTCGACGGCCAAGAGTGCGGACCAGATCGACGAGGCGCTCGCGAAGGCCCTGCCGAAGGGTCTGCGGGTCCTCGACGAGGCCGACGCCACCGACCAGGACAGCTACACCGTGACGAAGCAGTTCTCCGAGGAGAACGACGTCACGAGCCTGGCCGACCTGAAGGACGTCAAGGAGAAGCTGACCGTCGGCGCGAACTCCGAGTTCCAGACCCGCCCGTACGGCCCCGAGGGCCTGAAGTCGGTCTACGGCGTGGACGTCGACTTCAAGGCGGTCGAGGACTCCGGCGGCGCCCTGACGGTGAAGGCGCTCAAGGACGGCACCGTTCAGCTCGCCGACATCTACAGCGCGGACCCGAGCATCAAGGCGAACGACTTCGTCTCGCTCAAGGACCCGGAGAACCTGATCCTGCCGCAGAACGTCATCCCGGTGGTCTCCGACAAGGTCGACGAGAAGGCTGCGGACGCCATCGACGAGGTGAACGAGAAGCTCACCACCGACAAGCTCATCGAGCTCAACGAGAAGAGCGTCACGGACAAGGAGAAGGCCTCGCAGATCGCGAAGCAGTTCCTCCAGGACGAGGGTCTGCTCTAGTCGCTCGGCGCTCTGCGCCGATCAGCACTGAACGACAGGTGTCGGGCTTCGGCCCGGCACCTGTCGTCGTTCACGCGGAGGATGATCGAGCACCGTCGTTCCGCACGGTTGTGCCGACCACTGCTTGTGCACGTTCGTGCAGAGTGCCCCTCTACAACTTGTCGAAGCAGGTGTCCCGGCGGTAGCGTGGAGGTGTCCCGACGGGGTGACAAGTACCAGTTCCTCCTCCCGGAAGAGGCATCTCTCGTGCACGAACAGCGCGCGGCGGACCGGCTCGGACACGCCGCATGAACGACATCCTCGATCCCCTGATCCTGTCGCGGTGGCAGTTCGGTCTGACGACGATCTACCACTTCCTCTTCGTCCCGCTGACGATCGGCATGGCGCTCGTCGTTGCCGTCTTCCAGTCGGCGTGGGTGCGGACCGGGCGCGCTCACTACCTCCAGCTGACCCGTTTCTTCGGGCGCATCTTCCTCATCAACTTCGCGATGGGCGTCGTCACCGGAATCGTCCAGGAGTTCCAGTTCGGCATGAACTGGTCGAACTACTCGCGGTTCGTGGGCGACGTCTTCGGTGCCCCGCTCGCGCTCGAGGGCATCCTCGCGTTCTTCTTCGAGGCGGCGTTCATCGGCATCTGGATCTTCGGGTGGGACCGCCTGCCGCGGGCGCTGCACCTGGCGAGCATCTGGTGCGTCAGCGTCGGCACGATGATGTCGGCGTACTTCATCCTGGCGGCGAACGCCTTCATGCAGCACCCCGTCGGCTTCGCGATCAACGAGGCGAAGGGCCGCGCCGAGCTCACCGACATCTGGGCCGTCCTGACCAACAAGGTCGCGCTGGCCGCCTTCCCGCACACGCTCTTCGGGGCCTTCATGGTCGCCGCCTCGGTGATCATCGCGGTCGCGGCGTGGCACCTCGCACGCAACCAGAACCTCGAGACGATGATGCCGGCGCTCAAGTTCGGCATGTGGACGATGCTGGCGTCCGGCGCGCTGACCGTGCTGTCCGGCGATCAGCTCGGGCTCACGATGGTCGACACCCAGCCCATGAAGATGGCCGCGGCCGAGGCGCTCTACAACACCTCGACGGGCAAGGACGCCTCGTTCTCGATCTTCACGCTCGGCACCCCGGACGGTGTGCACGAACTGTTCTCGATCCGCATCCCGTACCTGCTCTCGTTCCTGTCGACGCACACCTTCACCGGCACGGTCGAGGGCGTCAACGACCTGCAGGCGCAGTACACGCAGGTGTACGGCCCCGGCGACTACAAGCCGATCATCTGGGTGACCTACTGGTCGTTCCGGTGGATGATCGCCCTCGGTGTCGGGGCGGTGCTCGTGTCGGTCGTCGGCCTGTGGCTGACCCGCAAGGGCCGGTTCCCGACGCAGCGCTGGGTGTGGCGCATCGCCACCTGGTCGGTCCCGCTGCCGATGGCCGCGATGATCATGGGCTGGGTCTTCACCGAGATGGGCCGCCAGCCGTGGCTCGTGTTCGGGCTGCTCCGCACGGCGGACGGCGTCTCGCCGAACGTCACCGGGGTCGAGGTCCTCATCTCCCTGGTCGTGTTCACGCTGATCTACGGCGCGCTCGCGGTCGTCGAGTTCCGGCTCATCAAGAAGGTCGCGCAGGAGGGCCCCGCCGCCCCTGCGAAGGTCGACGAGGTCACCGGCGAGGTCGAGCACGAAGTGACGGTGTACTGAGATGGATCTGCCAGTCCTGTGGTTCGCGATCGTCGGACTGTTCTTCGTCGGGTACTTCGTCCTCGACGGGTTCGACTTCGGTGTCGGGATGTCCCTGCCGTTCCTCGGCAAGGACGACACCGACCGCCGTGTGCTCATCAACACGATCGGCCCGGTGTGGGACCTCAACGAGACCTGGGTCATCGTCGCCGGGGCCTGCTTGTTCGCGGCGTTCCCGGAGTGGTACGCGACGATGTTCTCCGGCTTCTACCTCGCCCTGCTGCTCATCCTCGTGGCGCTCATCGCCCGTGGGGTCTCGTTCGAGTACCGCCACCAGCGGAAGCACCCGGAGTGGAAGCGCCGGTTCGACCTGATGATCATCGTCGGCAGCGCCGTGCCGTCGTTCCTGTGGGGCGTCGCGTTCGGCAACGTCGTCCGCGGGATCCCGATGGACGCCGGGCACAACTTCACGGGCACGTTCCTCGACCTGCTCAACCCGTTCGCGCTGCTGACCGGCCTCGCGACCCTGATGGTGTTCTTCACGCACGGCGTCGTGTTCGTCGCACTGAAGACCGAGGGTGAGATCCGCGTGCGGGCGAAGCGCCTGGCGACCCGGGCGGGCGTGCTGACGATCGTCGTCGGTGCCGCGTTCCTGGTGGCGATGGCGTTCGTGCGGGCGACGCCGGCGAGCCTGGTGCTCTCGGTCGTCGCGGCACTCGCGCTCGTCCTCGCCGTGCTCTGCACCGCGTGGGGCAAGGAGGGGCGGGCGTTCACGCTGATGGCGGTCACGATCGCCGCCGTGGTCCTGGCGATGTTCACCGCGATCTTCCCCGACGTCATGCCGGCGTCGAACGACCCGGCCAACAGCCTGACCGTGGTCAACGCGTCGAGCGGGCAGTACACGCTGACGGTGATGAGCTGGGTCGCGCTGATCTTCGTCCCGCTCGTGCTGGCCTACCAGGCCTGGACCTACTGGGTGTTCCGCAAGCGCGTCTCGCGGGCCCACATCGACCAGGCCGCGCACTAGGGGCTCCCGGTGAAGCCGCTCGATCCTCGTCTGCTGCGCCTGTCGCGTGCCGCGCGCTGGTCCGTCGTCGCGTCCGCGGGGACGGGCCTGGTCCGCACACTCGCGACGATCGGTGTCGCGTGGGGGATCGCGGCGGCCGTCACGCTCGGCGTCGACGCGGTGCGCGACGGCCGGCTCCCGGAGACGTTCGTCCCGACGCTGGCGCTGCTGGCCGGTGCGTTCGTCGTCCGTGCCGTCGCCGCGTGGGCGACGGACGACCTGGCGGCGCGGGCCGGGGCGACGGTGAAGAGCGAGCTCCGTGCGACCGTCCTCTCCCGGGCGGCCGAGCGCGGACCGTCCTGGCTCGCCGCCCGGTCGAGCGCCGGCTTCGCCACGGCGCTCGGCCCCGGGCTCGACGCCCTCGACGCGTACTTCGGGCGGTACGTCCCACAGCTCGCGCTCACCGCCGTCGCGACCCCGGTGCTCCTCGTCGCGATCGGGCTCGGTGACCTGACGAGCGCGGTCGTCATCGTGCTCGCGATGCCGGTGATCCCCGTGTTCATGGTGCTCATCGGTCTGGCGACCCAGGCGCTGCAGCGGCGGCAGGCCGACGCGCTCACCCGCCTCGGCGGCGCCTTCACCGAGGCGGTGGAGGGCCTCGCCACCCTCAAGGTCTTCGGACGTGCCCGCCGCCAGGTCGACCGCATCGGCACCGTCACCGACGAGTACCGGCGCGGCACCATCGGCGTCCTGCGTCTGTCCTTCGTCAGCGGCTTCGCCCTCGAACTCGCCGCGAGCCTGTCCGTCGCCCTCGTCGCGGTGTCGATCGGCGTCCGACTCGTCGACGGCTCGCTCGGCCTCGGCGCCGCGATGTTCGTCCTGGTGCTCGCCCCGGAGGCGTTCGCACCCCTCCGCCAGGTCGGCGCCGACTTCCACGCCGCCCAGGACGGCGTCGAGGCGTCCGGCGCCGTGCTCGACGTCCTCGACGACCGGGGACGCGACACGTCGACCAGCGCACCCGCGCCCGGCGCCCCGGCCGCCGCGGCCACCGACCTGGTGCTCGAGGGCCTGGTGGTCCGTCGCCCCGACGTCGTCGTCGGACCGCTCGACCTGCGCGTCGCGCCCGGCACCGTCGTCGCCCTCGCCGGGCCCAGCGGGTCCGGTAAGTCCAGTCTCATCGCGGCGATCCGGGGTGTCCTCGCCCACGACGGCACGGTGACGGTGCCCGGTCCGGCCGACGCCACCCGCGCCGACCGCACGACCTGGGGTGACCAGCGTCCGCGCCTGGTGCGCGGCACGGTCGCCGAGAACGTCGCCCTGCACACGCGACCCGACGACCACGACGTGCGCCGCGCCCTGGGCGAGGCGGGGCTGGGTGTCGAGCCGAGCCTCCCGGTCGGACCCGGGGGAGCCGGTCTCTCGGGCGGTCAGGCGCAGCGCGTCGCGGTCGCCCGGGCCCTGTACCGGGCGCGTCGCGCCCGCACCCCGCTCGTCCTGCTCGACGAGCCGACGTCGGCCCTCGACGCCGACGCGGAGCAGATCGTCGTCGACGCCGTCCGGTCGCTCGCCGCCGACGGCGCGGTCGTCGTCGTGGCGAGCCACCGCCCCGCCGTGCTGGCCGCCGCCGACGTCCGCGTCGACCTCCGCCCCGGCGGAGCGGTGACCGTGACGCACCGACAGGAGGCACGCTCGTGAGCCGGGAGGCCCGTCCCACCCCCGTCCTGCGGCTGGCGCTCCCGCACGGGGCCGGCTGGGCGAAGGCGGTCGCCGCCGGCACGCTCAGTGCGGTCTGTGCGGTGGCGCTCCTGGCGGCGAGCGGCTACCTCATCACCCGCGCGGCCGAGCAGCCGCCGATCCTCTACCTGACGCTCGTCATGGTCGGGGTGCGTGCGTTCGCCCTCGGCCGGGCCGCACTGCGCTACGTCGACCGGCTCGCCGGGCACGACGCGTCGTTCCGGCAGCTCGCCGTCGTCCGGACCGAGATGTACCGACGGCTCGCCTCGGTCGCGCCGGCCGGGCTCGGGGCGACCGGGCGCGGCGACCTGCTCACCCGGCTCGTCACGGACACCGACCGGCTGCAGGACCTGCCGATCCGCGTCGTCGGCCCGCTCGTGTCGGCCGGGGTCGTCGCCGTGCTCTCCGTCGTCGCGGTCGCGGTGGTCTGGTGGCCCGCGGCGGTGGTGCTCGTCGTCGCCCTCGCCGTCGCCGCGCTGCTCGGGACGGTCACGACCCTGTCCGTCGCGCGGCGATCGGACCGCGAGACGGCGGCCGAGCGCGGACGGGTCGCGGACCTGGTGCTCGACACCGTCCGGACCCTCGACGTGTTCGCCGCGTACGGCACGCTGCCCGACCGCCTGGCCGGCATCGCCGCGCTCGACGCCCGCGTGACCCGCGCCGTCCGGCGTCGTGCGACCGTCGAGTCGCTCGTCGGGGCCCTCGTCGGCCTGGTCGGTGGCGGCGCCGTCGTCGGGGTGCTCGCGGTCGGTGCTCCCGCGGTCGTCTCGGGCGCGCTGGACGGACCGCTCTGGGCGCTCGCCGTCTTCGTGCCGCTCGCACTCTTCGAGGTCGTCGGCGGGGTCCCGCTCGCCGTCCTGACGCTGCGCCGGGTCCGCGCCGCCGCGGAACGGGTCGAGGAGGTCGTCCCCGCGGAGATCCCGGCCGGCATCGTTCCGGAGCCCGACGTGCCGGCCGACCCGTCGGACCTCGTCGTCGACGGGCCGGTGCGGGTGGCGGTGCGGGACCTGACCGTGCGGTGGCCCGGCGCGTCAGCGCCCGCGGTGGACCGGGTGTCGTTCGACCTCCACCCGGGTGAGGTCGTCGTGCTCGAGGGGCCGAGCGGTGCCGGGAAGTCCACCCTCGTGGACGCCCTGGTGCGGTTCGTCGACCACGAGGGGTCGTACACGCTCGACGGGGTCGGGACGCGGTCGATGCACCCGGACGCGGTGCGCGCACGGGTCGGGCTCGTGGAGCAGGACCCGTTCGTGTTCGACCAGTCGGTGCGGCAGAACCTGCTCTTCGCGCGGGACACCGCGACGGACGCCGAGCTCAGCGACGTGCTCGACCGGGTCGGGCTCGGCCCGTGGGTCGCGGGGCGCGGTGGGCTCGACGCCCCGGTGGGGGAGCGCGGCGGACTGCTCTCCGGCGGGCAGGCGCACCGCCTCGCGCTCGCCCGGGCGCTGCTGCACGCGTTCCCGGTGCTGGTGCTCGACGAGCCGACCGCGGACGTCGACCCCGACCTCGGCGACGCGGTGCTCCGCGACCTCGTCGGTGCGGCGCGGCGGGCCGGACGCACCGTGCTGGTCGTGTCCCACGTGCCGGTCCCGGCCGACCTGGTGGACCGGACCCTGCGGATGCGTGACGGGCGCCTCGTCGAGGGGTGACCACCTGCCGGACGGAGGATGCGTCGGCGGGACCGGGGCGGGCCTCCAGGCCTTGTACCCTTGGTGATCGTGACCACCGAGCACTCCACTGCGAACGCAACCGAGCACCCCGCCGGACCCGCAGCCGTCGATCCCGACGCCTACGACTTCCGCCGCATCCAGGAGAAGTGGCAGCCCCGCTGGGAGGAGCTCGGCCTCTTCACGACCGACCTCGACGACTCGCGCCCGCGCAAGTACATCCTCGAGATGTTCCCGTACCCGTCCGGCGACCTGCACATGGGGCACGCCGAGAACTGGGCACTCGGCGACTTCGTGGCCCGCTACTGGCGGCAGCAGGGCTTCAACGTCCTGCACCCCATCGGCTGGGACTCCTTCGGCCTGCCCGCCGAGAACGCGGCGATCAAGCGCGGGGTCGACCCGGCGCAGTGGACCTACGCGAACATCGAGCAGCAGAAGGCCTCGTTCAAGCGCTACGCGCCGTCGTTCGACTGGACGACGGAGATCCACACGTCGGACCCCGAGTACTACAAGTGGAACCAGTGGCTGTTCCTCAAGATGTACGAGAAGGGCCTGGCTTACCGGAAGGACAGCTGGGTCAACTGGGACCCGGTGGACCAGACCGTGCTCGCGAACGAGCAGGTGCTGCCCGACGGCACCTCGGACCGTTCCGGCGCCGTCGTCGTCAAGAAGAAGCTGACGCAGTGGTACTTCGCGATCACGAAGTACGCGGACCGGCTGCTCGACGACCTCAACCAGCTCGAGGGTCGCTGGCCGGCGAAGGTGATCGCGCAGCAGCGCAACTGGATCGGCCGTTCGGTCGGCGCCGACGTCGACTTCGTCATCGAGGGGCACGACGAGCCCGTCACCGTGTTCACCACACGTCCGGACACCATCCACGGGGTGACGTTCCTCGTCGTGGCGCCGGACTCGGACCTGGCGGCGTCGCTGGTCTCCGTCGCCCCTGACGACGTGCGTGCCGACTTCGACGCGTACCTGACCGCGACGCAGAAGACCTCGGAGATCGACCGGCAGAACGCCGACCGGCCGAAGACCGGCGTGCCGCTCGGCCGCTCCGCGATCCACCCGCTCACGGGGGAGCGCCTGCCGATCTGGGCCGCCGACTACGTGCTCGCCGACTACGGCCACGGCGCCGTGATGGCGGTCCCGGCGCACGACCAGCGCGACCTCGACTTCGCCCGGGCCTTCGACCTGCCCGTCAAGGTCGTCGTCGACACGAACCAGCCGGTCACCGGTGCCATCCCGGTCATCCCCGAGGGGGCGACGCTCGAGGACCTGCCCGCGCTCGACCCCGTCTCGACCGGCGAGGCGCTCACCGGCCAGGGCCGGATGATCAACTCCGGGCCGCTCGACGGCATGTCGAAGCAGCACGCCATCACCGCGGCGATCTCCCTGCTCGAGGAGCGCGGGACCGGCCGGGCCGCGAAGACCTACCGCCTGCGCGACTGGCTCATCTCCCGTCAGCGCTTCTGGGGCACCCCGATCCCGATCATCCACGGCGCCGACGGCACCGAGCACCCGGTCCCGATGGACCAGCTGCCGGTGCGCCTGCCGTCGACCGAGGGCCTCGACCTCAAGCCGAAGGGCACCTCGCCGCTCGGTGGAGCGACCGACTGGGTGAACGTGCCGAACCCGGTGGACGGCACCCCGGCGCTCCGCGACACGGACACGATGGACACCTTCGTCGACTCGTCGTGGTACTTCCTGCGCTTCCTGTCGGCCCAGGACGACACGCAGGCGTTCGACCCCGAGGCCGCTCGGAGGTGGGCGCCGGTCGACCAGTACATCGGTGGCATCGAGCACGCGATCCTGCACCTGCTCTACGCGCGCTTCGTCACGAAGGTCCTGTTCGACCTCGGCTACCTCGACTTCACCGAGCCGTTCTCGGCGCTGCTCAACCAGGGCATGGTGCTCTCCGGCGGCTCGAAGATGTCGAAGTCGAAGGGCGGCGTCTCGCTCGGCGACGAGCTCGACGCGAACGGCGTCGACGCGATCCGACTCGTGATGGGCTTCGCCGGGCCGCCGGAGGACGACATCAACTGGGAGGACGTGTCGCCGTCGGCGTCGGCACGCTTCCTCGCCCGTGCCTACCGCCTGGCGCTCGACGTGACCTCGGCACCGGACGCCGTCTGGGCCGACGGCGACCGTGCCCTGCGCCAGGTGACGCACCGCTTCCTGGCCGACGCGCCGGGGATGATGGAGGCCTTCAAGTTCAACGTCGTGATCGCGCGACTGATGGACCTGGTGAACGTCACCCGCAAGGCGATCGACAGCGGCCCCGGCGCCGGTGACCCCGCCGTGCGCGAGGCCGTCGAGACGATCGCCCTCGCCCTCGCCGTCTTCGCCCCGTACACCGGCGAGGAGATGTGGGAGAAGCTGGGCTACGAGGCCACGGTCGCCACGTACGGCTGGCGGAAGGCGGACCCGACGCTGCTCGTGCAGGAGACGCTCACCGCGGTCGTGCAGGTCAACGGCAAGGTGCGCGACTCGTTCGAGGTGTCGAAGTCGATCGAGGCGGACGAGCTCGAGCAGCTCGCGCGGGCCTCGGCGAACGTGCAGCGGTACATCGGTGACCGCGAGATCGTCAAGGTCATCGTGCGGGCGCCGAAGCTCGTGAACATCGCGATCAAGGGCTGACGGCTCCCGGAGTCCTCCCCACCTGACCGGCCCGGCCGGTCCCTCCACAGGAGGGGCCGCCGGGCCGTCGTCGTCCCCGTGGCGGGACCTACCGTGCCGGGCATGACTGCTTCGTCTCCTGGAGGACCCGGTGCCGACGGGTCGTGGGCGTCCCGGTTCGCGCTCTCGCCCCGGGCGGCCGTGGTGCTGGCCGCCGTGGTGGTCGGGCTCGCGCTCGTGGTCGTCGCGATCGGGACCCTCGGGACGCGATCGACGGCCGGGGTGACGGTGACGAGCGCGCCCTCGACGGCGTCCGGCCGACCGGATCCGGGTCCGAGCACGGACGCCACGGGCGGCGCTCCCGGGTCCGGATCGCGCTCGGGATCGGCGAGTGCCGCGGCGGTCACCGTGTACGTGCTCGGCGCGGTGGTCCGGGCCGGGGTCGTCGAGGTCCCCGCCGGGACCCGTGTGGACGGCGCGCTGCAGCGAGCGGGGGGAGCCACGGCCGACGCCGACCTCGCCCGGCTCAACCTCGCTCGTCCGGTGGTGGACGGAGAACGCCTGTACGTGCCGCGGGTCGGGGAGACCGAGGTGCCCGAGGCGCTCCGGCCGGACGCGCCGGGTGCCGGGGGCGGGAGTGCCGCCGTCGGGGGTGGTGCCGGCGGCGCGGACGACACGGGCGCGGCCGTCGTCGACCTCAACACCGCCGACCAGCCGACGCTCGAGACCCTGCCCGGCATCGGCCCGGCACTGGCTGCCCGCATCCTGGCGTGGCGCGAGGAGCACGGCGGGTTCACGTCGGTGGACGACCTGCTCGAGGTCAGCGGCATCGGCGACACCCGCCTCGCCGAGCTGCGGGACCGGGTCCGGGTCTGAGTCGTGGAGGTGCAGCCGAGCCTCGTCGACCTGCGCCTGGCGGGACCGGTGGCCGTCGCGTGGGTCGAGGCGGCACTGCTCGTCGGGGCGCCGGGGCTCGCGTGGTGGTGCGCGACGACCGCGGCGACCGCCGGCACCGTGGTCGTCCTGGCGATCGTGATGCGGGGTCGGCGTGGGCGTGCAGCGCTGTCCGGCGGTCGCGGTGGTCTGCTGGGCGGCGTGCTGGGCGGCGTGCTCGTCGCGGCAGTGTGCTGCCTGCTCGTCGCGGTGGCGGTCGGGGTGGGCGCGGCGGCGCGGTCGCCGCAGGCGCTCGCCGACCGTGCCGGACGGACCGTGGCCGTCGAGGTCGTGCTGACCCGGGACCTCGCCCCCTCCGACCGGTCGACCACGGGCACGCTGCGGGCGATCGGTGACGTGGGCGGGCTCGAGGTCCCCGTGCGCGTGGTCCCGACCGGGCGTCTCCGTGCGTCGGCCGGAGCGGTGCTGCACGCCCGGGCGACGGTGCAGACCGACGACGGCGGCGCACCGACCACGGCGGTGGTGTTCCTGCGCGGACGTCCGACGAGCCTGCCGCCGACCGGACTGCTGGCAGCGTCGGAGCGCGTACGGCAGGCCTTCACGGCGGTGACGCGCGACCTGCCCGAACCCGGTGGCGCGCTGCTGCGCGGGCTGGCGATCGGGGACCGCAGCGGACTCGACCCGGCGACCGAGTCCGCCATGGAGACGACCGCGCTGACCCACCTCACGGCGGTCTCCGGCTCGAACTGCGCCGTCGTCGTCGCGCTCGTCGTGGCCGGGTGCCGGGCGCTCGGGCTCCCTCGGGTCCTCCGGGCGGCCGCGGCCGTCGGGTTCCTGGTGGCCTTCGTGGTGCTCGTGCGACCGGACCCGTCGATCGTGCGTGCCGCGGTGATGGCGGTGGTGGTCCTGGCGGTCCGGCTGTCGGGCCGCCCGCTCCGCGGGGTGCCGCTCCTGGCGCTCACCGTGCTCGGCATGCTCGTGGTGGACCCCTGGTACGCCCGGGCGCCAGCGTTCGCGCTGTCGGTCCTGGCCACCGGTGGCATCATCGTGCTGGCACCGCGCCTGACCGCCCTGCTCGCGCGGCGGTGGTGGCAGCCCGTCGCCGCGGCGGTCGCGATCCCCGTCGCCGCACAGCTCGCCTGCTGGCCCGTGACGGTCGTGCTCGCCCCGACCCTCCCGACCTACGCGGTCCCGGCGAACCTGCTGACGGAGCCCCTCGCGCCCGTCGTCACCGTCGGCGGGCTCGCCGCGTGCGTGCTCGCTCCCGTCTGGCCCTGGGGCGCCGCGGTCGTCGCGCACGTGGCCTGGGCTCCCGCGGCGGTCATCGGTGCGCTCGCGCACGGGGCGGCCGCACTGCCGGCGGCGACGCTCGACTGGCCCGCCGGACCGGTCGGAGCCGCGACGGCGGGGCTGGTCAGCCTGGCGGTCGCCGGTGCCGTCCTCGTGGATCCTCCGCGACGGACGTGGGCGCTGGTCGCGGCGGGTACCGTCGTCGCGATCGGGCTCGGACTCGTGGCCGTCCCGCGGCTCGTGGTGCGCTCGACCGTGCCGGGGGACTGGTCGGAGGTGGCGTGCGACGTCGGGCAGGGTGACGCCGTCCTGGTGCGCGACGGCGCCGGTCCGGTCGCCCTCGTCGACACCGGGGACGACGAGGAACTGCTGCTGCGGTGCCTCGACCTGGTCGGGGTCGACCGGGTCGACCTGCTCGTGCTGACCCACTTCGACCGTGACCACGTCGGCGCGGTCGGGGCGGTGGCGGACCGGGTGGCGAGGGCGCTCGTCGGTCCCGTCGGACGGCCCGAGGACGAGCGGGTCGTCGGGACGCTCGAGCGGGCCGGGGTCGAGGTCCGGACCGCGGACGACGGCACGTCGGGCACCCTCGGCGCGTTGCGCTGGCGGGTGGTGTGGCCGCGCGCCGGATCGTCAGCATCGGGCAACGACGCGAGTGTCGTCCTCGAGACCACCGCCGACGGACCCTGCCCGACCTGTGTGTCCGGGGTGTTCCTCGGCGACCTCGGGGA
The sequence above is drawn from the Curtobacterium sp. MR_MD2014 genome and encodes:
- a CDS encoding ABC transporter permease, whose translation is MIIGQAFGWVFDPANYTGVNAIPERLWEHVWITLLAVVIAAVIAVPIGYAIGHTGRARGVSIALSGGIRALPTLGVLSLFGLLLGIGLEAPLLALVVLAVPSVLAGAYAGIESVDPVTIDAAKAQGMTGWQVLWKVEIPLGLPLLIGGVRSAVLQVVATATLAAYVGAGGLGGYFFLGLKTQDYAEMLGASVLVIALAIAFEIVFAALQRASVPKGTLDPSARQRQGSRERARNPIPEGNPS
- a CDS encoding ABC transporter substrate-binding protein, with the translated sequence MITARIRVALAAATALGVAAALTGCSSGDPLSSGSSASSDSKTIVIGSQQYYSNEIIAELYAQVLEKDGFTVERNFNIGQREVYIPQLEKGAIDVMPEYSGNLLQYFDKESTAKSADQIDEALAKALPKGLRVLDEADATDQDSYTVTKQFSEENDVTSLADLKDVKEKLTVGANSEFQTRPYGPEGLKSVYGVDVDFKAVEDSGGALTVKALKDGTVQLADIYSADPSIKANDFVSLKDPENLILPQNVIPVVSDKVDEKAADAIDEVNEKLTTDKLIELNEKSVTDKEKASQIAKQFLQDEGLL
- a CDS encoding cytochrome ubiquinol oxidase subunit I, whose amino-acid sequence is MNDILDPLILSRWQFGLTTIYHFLFVPLTIGMALVVAVFQSAWVRTGRAHYLQLTRFFGRIFLINFAMGVVTGIVQEFQFGMNWSNYSRFVGDVFGAPLALEGILAFFFEAAFIGIWIFGWDRLPRALHLASIWCVSVGTMMSAYFILAANAFMQHPVGFAINEAKGRAELTDIWAVLTNKVALAAFPHTLFGAFMVAASVIIAVAAWHLARNQNLETMMPALKFGMWTMLASGALTVLSGDQLGLTMVDTQPMKMAAAEALYNTSTGKDASFSIFTLGTPDGVHELFSIRIPYLLSFLSTHTFTGTVEGVNDLQAQYTQVYGPGDYKPIIWVTYWSFRWMIALGVGAVLVSVVGLWLTRKGRFPTQRWVWRIATWSVPLPMAAMIMGWVFTEMGRQPWLVFGLLRTADGVSPNVTGVEVLISLVVFTLIYGALAVVEFRLIKKVAQEGPAAPAKVDEVTGEVEHEVTVY
- the cydB gene encoding cytochrome d ubiquinol oxidase subunit II, which produces MDLPVLWFAIVGLFFVGYFVLDGFDFGVGMSLPFLGKDDTDRRVLINTIGPVWDLNETWVIVAGACLFAAFPEWYATMFSGFYLALLLILVALIARGVSFEYRHQRKHPEWKRRFDLMIIVGSAVPSFLWGVAFGNVVRGIPMDAGHNFTGTFLDLLNPFALLTGLATLMVFFTHGVVFVALKTEGEIRVRAKRLATRAGVLTIVVGAAFLVAMAFVRATPASLVLSVVAALALVLAVLCTAWGKEGRAFTLMAVTIAAVVLAMFTAIFPDVMPASNDPANSLTVVNASSGQYTLTVMSWVALIFVPLVLAYQAWTYWVFRKRVSRAHIDQAAH
- the cydD gene encoding thiol reductant ABC exporter subunit CydD, producing MKPLDPRLLRLSRAARWSVVASAGTGLVRTLATIGVAWGIAAAVTLGVDAVRDGRLPETFVPTLALLAGAFVVRAVAAWATDDLAARAGATVKSELRATVLSRAAERGPSWLAARSSAGFATALGPGLDALDAYFGRYVPQLALTAVATPVLLVAIGLGDLTSAVVIVLAMPVIPVFMVLIGLATQALQRRQADALTRLGGAFTEAVEGLATLKVFGRARRQVDRIGTVTDEYRRGTIGVLRLSFVSGFALELAASLSVALVAVSIGVRLVDGSLGLGAAMFVLVLAPEAFAPLRQVGADFHAAQDGVEASGAVLDVLDDRGRDTSTSAPAPGAPAAAATDLVLEGLVVRRPDVVVGPLDLRVAPGTVVALAGPSGSGKSSLIAAIRGVLAHDGTVTVPGPADATRADRTTWGDQRPRLVRGTVAENVALHTRPDDHDVRRALGEAGLGVEPSLPVGPGGAGLSGGQAQRVAVARALYRARRARTPLVLLDEPTSALDADAEQIVVDAVRSLAADGAVVVVASHRPAVLAAADVRVDLRPGGAVTVTHRQEARS
- the cydC gene encoding thiol reductant ABC exporter subunit CydC → MSREARPTPVLRLALPHGAGWAKAVAAGTLSAVCAVALLAASGYLITRAAEQPPILYLTLVMVGVRAFALGRAALRYVDRLAGHDASFRQLAVVRTEMYRRLASVAPAGLGATGRGDLLTRLVTDTDRLQDLPIRVVGPLVSAGVVAVLSVVAVAVVWWPAAVVLVVALAVAALLGTVTTLSVARRSDRETAAERGRVADLVLDTVRTLDVFAAYGTLPDRLAGIAALDARVTRAVRRRATVESLVGALVGLVGGGAVVGVLAVGAPAVVSGALDGPLWALAVFVPLALFEVVGGVPLAVLTLRRVRAAAERVEEVVPAEIPAGIVPEPDVPADPSDLVVDGPVRVAVRDLTVRWPGASAPAVDRVSFDLHPGEVVVLEGPSGAGKSTLVDALVRFVDHEGSYTLDGVGTRSMHPDAVRARVGLVEQDPFVFDQSVRQNLLFARDTATDAELSDVLDRVGLGPWVAGRGGLDAPVGERGGLLSGGQAHRLALARALLHAFPVLVLDEPTADVDPDLGDAVLRDLVGAARRAGRTVLVVSHVPVPADLVDRTLRMRDGRLVEG